In one window of Arachis ipaensis cultivar K30076 chromosome B06, Araip1.1, whole genome shotgun sequence DNA:
- the LOC107645637 gene encoding serine/arginine-rich splicing factor SR34B isoform X2, with protein MSRRGSRTVYVGNLPGDIREREVEDLFSKYGHITHIDLKVPPRPPGYAFVEFEDYQDAEDAIRGRDGYDFDGHRLRVEPAHGGRGHSSSRDRYSSHSNGRGGRGVSRRSEYRVLVTGLPSSASWQDLKDHMRKAGDVCFSQVFHDGRGTTGIVDYTNYDDMKYAIKKLDDSEFRNAFSRGYVRVREYDSRRDSSRSPSRGPSHSRGRSYSRSRSRSRSYSRGRSPSKSPKGKSSPRSPAKSPPRSASRSRSRSRSRSLSGVIKAQKDAVLAGVQVEAGAGARVCPGEF; from the exons ATGAGTAGGCGTGGGAGCAGAACAGTCTACGTTGGGAACCTCCCTGGTGATATTCGTGAAAGAGAAGTAGAAGATTTGTTTTCAAAG TATGGACATATAACTCACATTGATCTCAAGGTTCCGCCAAGGCCTCCTGGCTATGCATTTGTGGAG TTTGAAGACTATCAAGATGCTGAGGATGCGATTCGAGGGCGTGATGGATATGATTTTGATGGCCACCGCTTGAGG GTGGAGCCTGCACATGGAGGGCGTGGTCATTCATCTTCGAGAGATCGATATAGTAGTCACAGCAACGGTCGAGGTGGACGTGGGGTATCTAGGCGCTCGGAATATCGTG TTCTGGTCACTGGATTGCCCTCTTCTGCTTCATGGCAGGATCTTAAA GATCACATGCGAAAGGCCGGGGATGTTTGCTTTTCCCAAGTTTTCCATGATGGAAGAG GAACTACTGGGATTGTGGATTACACAAACTATGATGACATGAAATATGCT ATCAAGAAGCTTGACGACTCTGAGTTTCGGAATGCATTTTCCAGGGGCTATGTTCGG GTGAGGGAATATGATTCAAGGCGGGATTCCTCTAGAAGTCCTAGTCGTGGCCCATCTCATTCTAGAGGAAGAAGCTATAGCCGCAGCCGCAGCCGCAGTCGTAGCTACAGTCGGGGCCGGAGCCCAAG CAAATCTCCAAAGGGGAAGTCTTCACCACGGTCACCAGCTAAATCTCCACCAAGATCTGCTTCCCGTTCTCGTTCAAGATCAAGGTCTCGTTCTTTATCAGG CGTAATAAAAGCCCAAAAAGACGCAGTGCTAGCAGGAGTCCAAGTAGAAGCAGGAGCAGGAGCAAGAGTTTGTCCCG GTGAATTTTGA
- the LOC107645637 gene encoding serine/arginine-rich-splicing factor SR34 isoform X1 — translation MSRRGSRTVYVGNLPGDIREREVEDLFSKYGHITHIDLKVPPRPPGYAFVEFEDYQDAEDAIRGRDGYDFDGHRLRVEPAHGGRGHSSSRDRYSSHSNGRGGRGVSRRSEYRVLVTGLPSSASWQDLKDHMRKAGDVCFSQVFHDGRGTTGIVDYTNYDDMKYAIKKLDDSEFRNAFSRGYVRVREYDSRRDSSRSPSRGPSHSRGRSYSRSRSRSRSYSRGRSPSKSPKGKSSPRSPAKSPPRSASRSRSRSRSRSLSGSRSRSRSPLPVRNKSPKRRSASRSPSRSRSRSKSLSR, via the exons ATGAGTAGGCGTGGGAGCAGAACAGTCTACGTTGGGAACCTCCCTGGTGATATTCGTGAAAGAGAAGTAGAAGATTTGTTTTCAAAG TATGGACATATAACTCACATTGATCTCAAGGTTCCGCCAAGGCCTCCTGGCTATGCATTTGTGGAG TTTGAAGACTATCAAGATGCTGAGGATGCGATTCGAGGGCGTGATGGATATGATTTTGATGGCCACCGCTTGAGG GTGGAGCCTGCACATGGAGGGCGTGGTCATTCATCTTCGAGAGATCGATATAGTAGTCACAGCAACGGTCGAGGTGGACGTGGGGTATCTAGGCGCTCGGAATATCGTG TTCTGGTCACTGGATTGCCCTCTTCTGCTTCATGGCAGGATCTTAAA GATCACATGCGAAAGGCCGGGGATGTTTGCTTTTCCCAAGTTTTCCATGATGGAAGAG GAACTACTGGGATTGTGGATTACACAAACTATGATGACATGAAATATGCT ATCAAGAAGCTTGACGACTCTGAGTTTCGGAATGCATTTTCCAGGGGCTATGTTCGG GTGAGGGAATATGATTCAAGGCGGGATTCCTCTAGAAGTCCTAGTCGTGGCCCATCTCATTCTAGAGGAAGAAGCTATAGCCGCAGCCGCAGCCGCAGTCGTAGCTACAGTCGGGGCCGGAGCCCAAG CAAATCTCCAAAGGGGAAGTCTTCACCACGGTCACCAGCTAAATCTCCACCAAGATCTGCTTCCCGTTCTCGTTCAAGATCAAGGTCTCGTTCTTTATCAGG ATCACGATCAAGGTCTAGGTCTCCATTGCCTGTG CGTAATAAAAGCCCAAAAAGACGCAGTGCTAGCAGGAGTCCAAGTAGAAGCAGGAGCAGGAGCAAGAGTTTGTCCCG GTGA